A genome region from Coffea arabica cultivar ET-39 chromosome 7e, Coffea Arabica ET-39 HiFi, whole genome shotgun sequence includes the following:
- the LOC113702303 gene encoding G-type lectin S-receptor-like serine/threonine-protein kinase LECRK3 encodes MAAFLFFVLSSAFYSGIAAQKSPLNISLGSSLTPTGNSSSWLSPSGIFAFGFYQQRNGYAVGIFLAGIPEKTAVWTANRDNPIFSSNVSLILSTDGRLILQQPEGQDITVADPLEPISSASMLDSGNFVLYNSDKEIIWQSFEHPTNSLLPRQQLIPGQELISSASETDDSRGIFRLVMQTDGNLVEYPVGAANGPENAYWVSETFGDGPNVTLNLEDDGHLYFINSRVNIVKNLSDGGHPKNEMIYLMKIDVDGIFRLYSHSIDQGGNWSIIWESSTDKCDPKGLCGFNSFCTKIDNLVDCKCLPGFQFVNQGNWRLGCERSFVTDSCNSTDSNVNYTIEFLENTVWADYTFSIVNTSTKDDCANVCLEDCSCEAAFFKDGQCKKQKLPLTYGKRETDSNIALVKVHKRGTVDEGVIPSNPLKCRKEEVRVYVLIIGISLAVLAVLISVFAGLYVQKNRAGAHKQILGKGNVEFVENVAPRAFTFAELEQATNEFREELGKGAFGTVYKGILPNSKKIVAVKKLEKRLAEGGEREFQNEISVIGKTHHRNLVQLLGYCLDGAKRLLVYEYMRNGSLEKILHKPENHPSWDERMKIACDIARGILYLHEECETQIIHCDIKPQNVLMDESRCAKISDFGLAKLLKNDQTRTYTGVRGTRGYVAPEWFRNLTVTVKADVYSFGIMLLEIICCRKSVDCTSPENEAILEEWANQCFEAGELYKLVGDEEVDDVRELERMIKIALWCIQEEPALRPSMKRVLLMLEGTGDIPIPPSLPSFSSAL; translated from the coding sequence ATGGCTGCTTTTTTGTTCTTCGTCCTATCATCAGCATTCTATTCAGGAATAGCAGCTCAAAAAAGCCCTCTTAACATTAGCTTAGGTTCTTCTCTAACGCCCACAGGCAACTCATCATCATGGTTGTCGCCATCTGGAATATTTGCTTTTGGATTCTATCAGCAACGCAATGGCTATGCTGTGGGGATTTTTCTTGCTGGAATTCCTGAAAAGACTGCAGTTTGGACTGCCAACAGGGATAACCCCATTTTTTCGAGCAATGTTTCGCTGATTTTGTCTACAGATGGCAGGCTCATTTTGCAACAGCCAGAAGGCCAAGACATAACTGTTGCTGATCCTTTGGAACCGATTTCTTCAGCTTCCATGTTagattctggaaattttgtgtTATACAATTCTGATAAGGAAATCATATGGCAAAGTTTCGAGCATCCGACTAATAGTTTATTGCCTCGTCAGCAATTGATACCCGGTCAGGAGCTGATCTCCAGTGCTTCAGAAACTGATGATTCAAGAGGAATTTTTCGTCTTGTAATGCAAACAGATGGAAACCTTGTAGAGTACCCAGTGGGAGCAGCAAACGGACCGGAAAATGCCTATTGGGTCTCTGAAACATTTGGAGACGGTCCAAATGTAACTCTAAATCTCGAGGATGATGGACATCTCTacttcatcaattcaagggTTAATATAGTGAAGAATCTTTCTGATGGAGGACATCCTAAGAACGAGATGATCTATTTGATGAAGATTGATGTGGATGGTATTTTCCGATTGTATTCACATTCGATAGATCAGGGGGGCAATTGGTCGATCATATGGGAATCTTCAACTGATAAGTGTGATCCTAAAGGCCTTTGTGGGTTCAATAGCTTCTGTACTAAAATTGATAACTTGGTCGATTGCAAATGTCTTCCTGGATTTCAGTTTGTCAATCAAGGAAATTGGAGGTTGGGCTGTGAGAGAAGTTTTGTTACAGATAGTTGTAATTCCACGGATTCAAATGTCAACTATACCATTGAATTCTTGGAAAATACTGTATGGGCAGATTACACCTTTTCCATTGTGAACACAAGCACGAAAGATGATTGTGCAAATGTTTGTCTCGAAGATTGCAGCTGTGAAGCAGCATTCTTCAAAGATGGACAATGCAAGAAGCAGAAGCTCCCATTGACATATGGAAAAAGAGAAACTGACTCGAATATTGCTCTTGTCAAGGTGCACAAACGTGGAACTGTAGATGAAGGTGTAATTCCAAGTAATCctctaaaatgcagaaaagaaGAAGTTCGTGTCTATGTCCTAATAATTGGGATTTCCCTTGCTGTTCTTGCAGTTCTGATATCTGTATTTGCTGGACTTTATGTTCAGAAAAATCGGGCAGGGGCCCATAAACAAATACTGGGAAAGGGAAATGTCGAATTTGTTGAGAATGTGGCTCCAAGGGCCTTTACCTTTGCTGAGCTAGAGCAGGCAACAAATGAATTCAGAGAAGAGTTGGGCAAAGGAGCATTTGGGACTGTGTACAAAGGGATTTTGCCAAATTCCAAGAAGATTGTGGCCGTGAAGAAACTTGAGAAACGATTAGCAGAAGGAGGGGAAAGGGAGTTTCAGAACGAAATCTCAGTGATTGGGAAAACACATCATCGTAATCTCGTCCAGCTACTTGGATACTGCCTTGATGGAGCTAAGAGGCTTCTAGTTTATGAGTACATGCGCAATGGATCGTTGGAAAAAATCCTGCACAAACCAGAGAATCATCCAAGCTGGGACGAAAGAATGAAAATTGCCTGTGACATTGCTAGAGGAATTCTTTACTTACATGAAGAATGTGAGACACAAATCATCCACTGTGACATCAAACCTCAGAATGTACTCATGGATGAAAGCAGATGTGCCAAGATTTCTGATTTTGGATTGGCAAAGCTGTTGAAAAATGATCAAACCAGAACTTATACAGGAGTAAGAGGAACAAGAGGCTATGTTGCACCAGAATGGTTCAGGAACTTGACTGTGACAGTTAAAGCAGATGTTTACAGCTTCGGAATTATGCTGTTAGAAATCATATGCTGCCGAAAAAGCGTAGACTGTACCAGTCCTGAGAATGAAGCAATTCTTGAAGAATGGGCTAATCAGTGTTTTGAGGCTGGAGAGCTATATAAATTGGTTGGTGATGAGGAGGTTGATGACGTGAGAGAACTGGAAAGAATGATCAAGATAGCTCTTTGGTGCATCCAAGAAGAGCCGGCACTTCGTCCATCCATGAAGAGAGTTCTATTGATGCTAGAAGGAACTGGTGACATTCCAATTCCTCCCAGCCTTCCATCTTTTTCAAGTGCCTTATAA